From a single Acidobacteriota bacterium genomic region:
- a CDS encoding energy transducer TonB, which produces MAKIVKYCGKCDEGFAERFTFCPDCGSELQAYEMNPVGQGAAPPSPVFLEETAPEPVVEPQIEAAAVEEEEILELGNADQPAEEIFVAPPTVEVNEEVREFDGYDEDVQEIEVEEPEPEPERLPTSAAAFFEPKAYEHSEASKAAYDHDDDGYYITVIQDNNGKQRNVLLLGATFLVLTVAFASWGYSLFNKDLGVGSIGDSQSLAYLLDSVPMPIDEIEEQKKNDEEGGGGGGGGRDEQEPVSQGDLADQSRTPTRPPDAKVFRSDNFELKTPPPQTEGDRKFPKEFDRWGDPNSKYAGLQNGPGTGGGQGTGVGTGQGSGRGTGTGSGTGSGSGSGIGDGNGGGRGPGSGGPPPPIAVGPTTGLKIVAKPRPGYTEAARKNGTQGTVVLRVTFLANGSIGPISTVRGLPNGLTEQAIAAARSIRFEAPKRNGVPSAITRTIEYSFTMY; this is translated from the coding sequence ATGGCAAAGATCGTAAAGTATTGCGGTAAATGCGACGAAGGGTTTGCAGAACGGTTTACTTTCTGTCCCGATTGCGGAAGCGAACTGCAAGCTTATGAAATGAATCCGGTCGGCCAAGGGGCCGCACCGCCTTCGCCCGTGTTTCTGGAAGAGACTGCACCGGAGCCGGTCGTTGAGCCTCAGATCGAGGCGGCAGCGGTCGAGGAAGAAGAAATTCTCGAGCTCGGCAATGCCGATCAGCCTGCCGAAGAGATCTTCGTGGCCCCGCCGACTGTCGAGGTGAACGAAGAGGTTCGGGAGTTCGATGGGTACGACGAAGACGTTCAGGAAATTGAGGTTGAGGAACCAGAACCGGAACCGGAAAGGCTACCGACCTCCGCAGCAGCCTTCTTTGAACCGAAGGCCTATGAGCACTCTGAGGCCTCGAAAGCTGCTTACGACCACGACGATGACGGTTATTACATAACTGTTATCCAGGATAATAACGGGAAACAGCGGAATGTGCTGCTTCTAGGGGCAACCTTTCTGGTGCTGACCGTAGCTTTTGCCTCGTGGGGATATTCGCTCTTCAACAAAGATCTCGGCGTCGGTTCGATCGGTGATTCGCAATCACTTGCGTATTTGCTCGATTCGGTACCGATGCCGATCGATGAGATCGAAGAGCAAAAGAAGAATGACGAAGAAGGCGGTGGCGGCGGCGGTGGTGGCCGGGATGAACAAGAACCGGTCAGCCAGGGCGACCTTGCAGATCAATCTCGAACACCAACTCGTCCGCCGGATGCGAAAGTCTTCCGAAGCGACAATTTTGAGTTGAAAACCCCTCCGCCGCAAACCGAAGGCGATCGGAAGTTCCCTAAGGAATTTGACCGATGGGGCGATCCGAATTCGAAATACGCCGGACTTCAGAACGGTCCTGGCACTGGAGGCGGTCAAGGCACGGGCGTAGGGACCGGGCAGGGAAGCGGCCGCGGAACGGGTACGGGCAGCGGCACTGGATCGGGAAGCGGTAGCGGCATCGGCGACGGAAACGGCGGCGGCCGAGGTCCGGGAAGTGGTGGCCCGCCTCCGCCGATAGCGGTCGGACCGACGACGGGATTGAAGATCGTAGCAAAGCCGCGGCCGGGTTATACGGAAGCCGCACGCAAGAACGGAACTCAGGGTACTGTCGTGCTTCGTGTGACGTTTCTTGCAAATGGCAGCATCGGCCCGATCTCGACCGTACGTGGACTTCCGAATGGGTTGACCGAACAGGCTATCGCAGCCGCACGCAGCATCCGATTCGAAGCGCCGAAGCGCAACGGAGTTCCTAGTGCGATAACGCGAACGATCGAGTATTCGTTCACGATGTATTAA
- the mtnA gene encoding S-methyl-5-thioribose-1-phosphate isomerase codes for MNLNIIPVKWSDEGVLMLDQRLLPTEEKWLTLRTYDEVAAGIKDMVVRGAPAIGVSAAYGIALGVNQFVGTDIADLEEELDYISDVLGRTRPTAVNLFWAIDRMKRTFAKAKADGRSISEIKQILIADAKAIHDEDIESQRLIAQFGGELLADNDTVLTHCNAGALATGGVWGTALGVIRGAVDQGKKVSVIADETRPYLQGARLTAWELLQDEIPVTLITDNMSGHMMKRGEVQAVVVGSDRIAANGDVANKIGTYMVAVLARRHGIPFYVAAPLSTVDMNCPSGDEIPIEERDRREITHVKDIQLAPDGIGISNYAFDVTPNDLVTAIITEKGVARAPYIESLKAQFED; via the coding sequence ATGAATCTCAATATAATCCCTGTTAAATGGTCAGATGAAGGCGTCCTGATGCTCGATCAGCGACTGCTCCCGACCGAGGAAAAGTGGCTGACGCTCCGCACTTACGACGAGGTCGCGGCTGGCATTAAGGATATGGTCGTCCGCGGAGCACCGGCGATCGGCGTCTCTGCCGCCTATGGCATCGCGCTCGGCGTCAATCAATTTGTCGGTACGGACATTGCCGATCTTGAAGAGGAACTAGACTATATTTCCGACGTCCTCGGCCGGACGCGTCCGACTGCGGTCAATCTTTTCTGGGCGATCGACCGGATGAAGCGGACCTTTGCCAAGGCCAAAGCCGACGGCCGCAGCATCTCTGAGATCAAGCAGATACTGATCGCGGATGCTAAAGCGATCCATGACGAGGATATCGAATCGCAGCGGCTGATCGCCCAGTTTGGCGGCGAACTTCTTGCGGACAACGACACCGTTCTGACGCATTGCAACGCAGGAGCTCTTGCGACCGGCGGCGTTTGGGGAACGGCGCTCGGCGTTATCCGTGGTGCGGTCGATCAAGGGAAAAAGGTGTCGGTCATCGCAGATGAGACCCGGCCGTATCTTCAGGGTGCACGCTTGACCGCCTGGGAACTCCTGCAAGACGAAATCCCAGTAACGCTTATTACAGACAACATGAGCGGCCATATGATGAAGCGCGGCGAGGTTCAGGCGGTTGTGGTCGGAAGCGACCGCATTGCGGCCAATGGCGACGTTGCCAACAAGATCGGCACCTATATGGTCGCCGTGCTTGCCCGAAGGCATGGAATTCCGTTCTACGTCGCGGCACCGCTCTCAACCGTTGACATGAACTGCCCGTCGGGGGACGAGATCCCGATCGAGGAACGCGATCGCCGCGAGATTACGCATGTCAAGGACATTCAGCTTGCACCGGACGGCATCGGCATTTCGAACTACGCCTTTGACGTCACGCCAAATGATCTTGTCACGGCGATAATTACCGAAAAAGGCGTCGCTCGTGCTCCGTATATTGAGAGCCTGAAGGCCCAATTCGAAGATTGA
- the glgP gene encoding alpha-glucan family phosphorylase — protein MDLTFRSFRPFGAQLPEPINALDRIARNFYWSWHPEGVELFRDIAPTIWDKYEQHPLKVLEEVGEFRLWQKAADDEYVKKLNDFAAKFDAYMAEAARSYENGPTPEHPAAYFCAEYGVHNSLPNYSGGLGILAGDHLKSASDMNVPLVAVGLLYRYGYFRQDIGHDGWQEEHYANIFGHGLAITPVIAPTGERVRVSCYIRGREVIAQAWLVKVGRISLYLLDTNVDENSEVDRMITGHLYGGDSETRIVQEKVLGIGGVRLLRKLGVEPNVFHLNEGHAAFSTLELVHEYLAKNPEKTFAEAQVFVKEQCVFTTHTPVAAGNDVFQPEQLRSCFSLDYIASLKLDESEFFSLGRVDPDHETEPFGMTPFAIRMTRSANGVAEKHGEVSRGLWKDMFPAGSAVPISHVTNGVHPPTWIAPAYQRLFDTEIGSDWAKLIHDPQAWAAAIDHIDDAKIWQKHVTLKNLLIAFIRRRTLRKETGGQDTINERTSTSDLFDPNALTIGFARRVAQYKRWNLILSDLDRLLRLVDHADRPVQFVFAGKAHPQDRTAKAILQELMSINHESQWQSRAVFIEDYDQEVARYLVQGVDVWLNVPRRPMEASGTSGMKAAMNGVLNFSILDGWWPEGYNGRNGFAVGDLRDFDSDAEIDAIEAESLYSTLENEVVPTFYQRGEGGLPSEWIARMKDSIATLTPQFSSDRMVADYIEKIYKR, from the coding sequence ATGGATCTAACGTTTCGCTCATTTCGCCCTTTTGGCGCCCAACTTCCCGAGCCGATCAATGCCCTTGACCGGATCGCGCGCAATTTTTACTGGTCATGGCATCCGGAAGGCGTCGAGCTTTTCCGTGATATCGCTCCGACCATTTGGGACAAGTACGAGCAGCACCCGCTGAAGGTGCTCGAAGAGGTCGGCGAGTTTCGGCTTTGGCAGAAGGCGGCTGACGACGAATACGTCAAAAAGCTGAACGATTTTGCCGCCAAGTTCGACGCCTATATGGCGGAGGCGGCACGCTCATACGAAAACGGACCGACGCCCGAGCACCCGGCGGCATATTTTTGCGCCGAATATGGCGTACATAATTCGTTGCCGAATTATTCGGGCGGGCTCGGCATACTTGCAGGCGATCATTTGAAATCGGCGAGCGATATGAATGTGCCGCTGGTCGCGGTCGGGCTGCTTTACCGCTACGGATATTTCCGTCAGGACATCGGCCACGACGGCTGGCAGGAAGAGCATTACGCAAATATTTTCGGGCATGGCCTTGCGATTACGCCTGTCATCGCCCCGACCGGTGAACGAGTTCGGGTAAGTTGCTACATCCGCGGGCGGGAGGTCATCGCTCAGGCTTGGCTCGTTAAGGTCGGCCGCATTTCGCTCTATCTGCTCGACACGAATGTTGATGAAAATAGCGAGGTCGACCGGATGATCACCGGCCACCTTTACGGCGGCGATTCGGAAACGCGTATCGTTCAGGAAAAAGTGCTTGGGATCGGCGGCGTGCGGTTGCTGCGAAAGCTCGGCGTTGAACCGAATGTTTTTCATCTCAATGAAGGCCACGCTGCTTTCTCGACGCTCGAGCTCGTTCATGAGTATCTGGCTAAGAACCCGGAGAAGACATTTGCTGAGGCTCAGGTGTTTGTAAAGGAGCAATGTGTTTTCACGACACATACGCCGGTCGCCGCGGGTAATGATGTGTTTCAGCCGGAGCAGCTTCGGTCGTGCTTTAGCCTGGATTACATCGCGTCGCTGAAGTTGGATGAGAGCGAGTTCTTTTCTCTCGGCCGGGTCGATCCCGACCACGAGACGGAACCTTTCGGGATGACGCCATTTGCGATTCGGATGACGCGCTCAGCGAATGGCGTTGCCGAAAAGCACGGCGAGGTCTCGCGTGGGCTCTGGAAAGATATGTTCCCGGCAGGCTCGGCTGTGCCGATCTCTCACGTAACGAATGGAGTGCATCCGCCAACGTGGATCGCACCCGCATACCAGCGGCTTTTCGATACGGAGATCGGTTCGGACTGGGCAAAGCTTATCCACGATCCGCAGGCATGGGCAGCGGCGATAGACCATATCGACGACGCGAAGATCTGGCAAAAGCACGTTACGCTTAAGAACCTCTTGATCGCATTCATCCGCCGCCGGACGCTACGAAAGGAGACCGGCGGTCAGGACACGATCAACGAACGCACGAGCACGTCGGACCTTTTTGACCCGAACGCCCTTACCATCGGCTTTGCCCGCCGTGTCGCCCAATACAAACGCTGGAACCTGATCCTTTCGGACCTCGACCGTCTTCTGCGGCTTGTGGATCACGCCGACCGGCCGGTGCAGTTCGTTTTCGCTGGCAAAGCGCATCCGCAGGACCGGACGGCGAAGGCAATTCTGCAAGAACTGATGAGCATTAACCACGAGTCTCAGTGGCAGTCGCGGGCGGTATTCATTGAAGACTATGACCAGGAGGTCGCACGGTATCTTGTCCAAGGCGTCGATGTTTGGCTCAACGTGCCGCGGCGTCCAATGGAGGCGAGCGGTACCAGCGGGATGAAGGCCGCAATGAACGGCGTGCTTAATTTCTCGATCCTCGACGGTTGGTGGCCCGAGGGATACAACGGCCGCAACGGTTTCGCGGTCGGCGACCTCAGAGATTTTGACAGCGATGCGGAGATCGACGCGATCGAGGCAGAGTCGCTTTATTCGACGCTCGAGAACGAGGTCGTTCCGACGTTCTATCAACGCGGCGAAGGCGGCTTGCCGAGCGAGTGGATCGCCCGGATGAAGGATTCGATCGCGACGCTTACGCCGCAGTTCTCGAGCGACCGTATGGTGGCCGACTACATCGAGAAGATCTACAAACGATAA
- the ytxJ gene encoding bacillithiol system redox-active protein YtxJ yields the protein MPAEFKYLDTIDDFEELLRVSDERPVTVYKHSSTCGISAHLLEEMIAVDGNVNVVVVQRSRELSDHIARQSGIRHQSPQAFVFRERKVRYQASHYAINPSDINKNLKQ from the coding sequence ATGCCAGCTGAATTCAAGTATTTGGATACGATCGACGACTTTGAGGAGCTTCTGCGGGTTTCCGATGAGCGGCCGGTGACGGTCTATAAGCATAGCTCGACATGCGGCATCAGCGCTCATTTGCTCGAAGAGATGATAGCAGTTGACGGAAATGTAAACGTCGTTGTCGTCCAACGTTCGCGGGAACTTTCAGACCACATTGCCCGGCAATCGGGCATCCGTCACCAATCGCCCCAGGCGTTCGTTTTTCGCGAGCGAAAGGTCCGCTACCAGGCATCGCATTACGCGATCAACCCATCGGACATCAACAAGAACCTAAAGCAATGA
- a CDS encoding DUF971 domain-containing protein: MIEPLEIVEENDRELTIGWSDGTETRFTAAGLRRACPCAGCIDEWTGKKILDEKNVPDDLTIKHTSIVGRYALNFHFSDGHDTGIFSFNFLRDLK, from the coding sequence ATGATAGAACCCCTAGAGATCGTTGAAGAAAACGACCGCGAACTGACCATCGGTTGGTCGGACGGCACCGAGACGCGCTTCACGGCCGCCGGGCTGCGGCGGGCGTGCCCGTGTGCCGGCTGCATCGACGAATGGACAGGCAAAAAGATCCTCGACGAGAAAAATGTACCCGATGATCTAACAATCAAACATACCTCTATCGTCGGCCGCTACGCCCTCAACTTCCACTTCTCGGATGGGCACGACACGGGCATCTTTAGCTTTAATTTTCTCCGCGACCTGAAATGA
- a CDS encoding DUF3458 domain-containing protein has protein sequence MKVNLKYSTVTALLFFCLTSIFVQAQADPKLDRVRQYDVQHYTIKLSFDPKQKLVRGDTAVRLRPIKVGLKTLEFDAVSFSFSRISLDGRDLKFRTVSDKVIVDLPSPSVAERDYEIRFEYTARPKKGIYFVDERKAGDRQVHPAQIWTQGQPDEARHWLPSFDFPSDKATTEKFITVPTGQTVVGNGETVAVTENSDGTATHHFRMDIPHPTYLISFVVGEYVKITESFRDIPLGYYVYPGRENIVPLAYGKSIRMLEAMEELTGTPYPFNKYDQTMVANFEFGGMENITATTMADTEIFYASIDFMRGNVEDLVAHEIAHSWLGNNVTCKTWADLWINEGFATFFEAAIREKFYGREEYIRKVGLDAENYVNHTATTPVSHALYNRRAGDTSVLFRWPAVTYNKGGAVLHQLREQVGDENFWRAVKLFLERHRFGSVETADLQKVMEETSGQKLGWYFDQWVFKSGHPKVRVTNRFDSERNAVTLTFTQTQRGSATTPAAFRLPLEVELKFGDGTSKIEKVDLDARAKTVTLRTDKPITEVTFDPATKIPLAVFSGPGIK, from the coding sequence ATGAAAGTGAACCTTAAATACTCCACCGTCACGGCCCTATTGTTTTTTTGTCTTACCTCGATTTTCGTTCAGGCCCAAGCCGACCCGAAGCTCGACCGCGTTCGTCAATATGACGTTCAGCACTACACGATAAAGCTGTCTTTCGATCCGAAGCAGAAGCTTGTCCGCGGCGATACGGCCGTACGGTTACGGCCGATCAAGGTAGGGCTTAAGACGCTCGAGTTCGACGCCGTTTCGTTCAGTTTTTCGCGCATATCGCTCGATGGCCGCGACCTGAAATTCCGGACCGTATCTGACAAGGTCATCGTCGATCTGCCTTCGCCATCGGTGGCCGAACGTGACTACGAGATACGCTTCGAATACACCGCACGGCCAAAGAAAGGCATTTATTTCGTAGACGAACGAAAGGCCGGCGACCGCCAAGTCCATCCGGCGCAGATCTGGACGCAGGGCCAACCCGATGAGGCTCGCCATTGGCTTCCCTCCTTCGACTTCCCTAGCGATAAGGCGACGACCGAGAAGTTCATCACAGTGCCGACAGGGCAAACGGTCGTCGGCAATGGCGAGACGGTCGCTGTGACAGAAAACTCCGACGGCACCGCAACCCACCATTTTCGAATGGACATCCCGCACCCGACGTATCTGATCTCATTCGTCGTCGGCGAATACGTAAAGATCACCGAGAGCTTTCGCGACATCCCGCTCGGCTATTATGTGTATCCCGGCCGCGAAAACATCGTCCCGCTCGCCTACGGCAAGTCCATTCGAATGTTGGAGGCGATGGAGGAATTGACCGGCACACCCTATCCCTTCAACAAATACGACCAGACGATGGTCGCCAATTTCGAGTTCGGCGGAATGGAGAATATTACGGCGACGACGATGGCAGACACAGAGATCTTCTACGCCTCGATCGACTTCATGCGCGGAAACGTTGAGGACCTGGTTGCTCATGAGATCGCCCACTCGTGGTTGGGTAACAACGTCACTTGCAAGACCTGGGCTGACCTATGGATCAATGAAGGCTTTGCGACCTTTTTCGAAGCCGCGATCCGTGAAAAGTTCTATGGGCGTGAAGAATACATTCGGAAGGTCGGCCTTGATGCCGAAAACTACGTGAACCACACCGCGACGACGCCTGTTTCACATGCTCTGTATAACCGCCGTGCCGGCGATACATCCGTACTCTTCCGCTGGCCCGCCGTGACCTACAACAAGGGCGGGGCCGTCCTTCACCAACTCCGCGAGCAGGTCGGCGATGAGAACTTTTGGCGGGCGGTGAAGCTTTTCCTCGAACGTCACCGGTTCGGCTCGGTTGAGACTGCGGATCTGCAGAAGGTTATGGAGGAAACCTCCGGCCAGAAGCTCGGCTGGTACTTCGACCAATGGGTTTTCAAGTCCGGGCATCCGAAGGTCCGTGTAACGAACCGCTTCGACAGTGAAAGGAACGCAGTGACCCTGACCTTTACCCAAACCCAACGAGGCTCGGCCACAACGCCTGCTGCGTTCCGCTTGCCGCTTGAGGTAGAGCTAAAGTTCGGCGACGGCACTTCGAAGATCGAGAAAGTCGACCTCGACGCGAGAGCAAAGACCGTCACGCTCCGGACAGATAAGCCGATAACCGAGGTCACGTTCGATCCCGCAACAAAGATCCCGCTCGCCGTTTTTAGCGGACCGGGAATCAAATAA
- a CDS encoding M20/M25/M40 family metallo-hydrolase has translation MISTMRTLLNTVAAISVIVATLSAQQPPAPLFSQETLDEARQIHAAALRSDKAYEWTAFLTNNIGPRFSGTPQAARAEQYVAEEMRKLGLEVELQKLKVPHWVRGEEKAELTSWPGMAAGTVQKLVLKTLGGSIATPPEGLEAEVVVVENFAELEKLGRERIAGKIVIFNYRYDRRLSDAGFGLEAYGQAVQYRGGGAIAAARYGAVASLVRSAGGSQNRLAHTGGMRYDPAVAKIPGAALSHEDADMIAHLAKQGTVRLRLKLTPKTLPDADGHNVIADLRGSELPDEVVIVSGHLDSWDVGTGALDDAGGVAVSMQVAYILKQLGLRPKRTIRFIAYANEENGLVGGREYAARESTRIEKHFAAIESDLGVSHPVGVLYAGRPEVGAAIDPILQILRAQGSGLTRREGGVGADIGPLTQRGVPSFAPWFNTRKYFDYHHTEADTFDKIDPVEMKKLGALMAVLAYALANADGPLPR, from the coding sequence ATGATATCCACCATGCGAACCCTTCTCAATACGGTTGCGGCGATTTCGGTGATCGTTGCAACGCTCTCAGCACAGCAACCGCCGGCACCGCTCTTTTCACAGGAGACCCTTGATGAGGCCCGGCAAATACACGCGGCCGCACTCAGGTCCGACAAAGCCTATGAATGGACGGCGTTTTTGACGAACAATATCGGCCCGCGCTTTTCCGGCACGCCGCAGGCCGCACGGGCGGAGCAATATGTTGCGGAGGAAATGCGAAAACTCGGGCTCGAGGTCGAACTGCAAAAGCTCAAAGTACCGCATTGGGTCCGCGGCGAAGAGAAAGCTGAGTTGACCAGCTGGCCGGGAATGGCCGCCGGTACTGTGCAAAAGCTTGTACTCAAAACGCTCGGCGGAAGCATCGCAACGCCGCCCGAAGGGCTTGAGGCGGAAGTCGTTGTCGTTGAAAATTTCGCTGAGCTTGAAAAGCTTGGCCGTGAGCGGATCGCAGGTAAGATCGTCATCTTCAACTATCGGTACGACCGCAGGCTTTCAGATGCAGGATTTGGCCTTGAAGCCTACGGCCAGGCGGTCCAGTACCGCGGCGGCGGTGCGATCGCGGCCGCGAGGTACGGAGCCGTTGCGTCGCTAGTGCGAAGTGCGGGCGGCTCGCAGAACCGGCTTGCCCATACCGGCGGGATGCGTTACGACCCCGCGGTCGCGAAGATACCCGGAGCCGCTCTTTCGCATGAGGACGCGGATATGATCGCTCACCTTGCAAAGCAGGGAACGGTCCGCCTAAGGCTGAAGCTAACGCCTAAAACCCTGCCTGATGCCGACGGGCACAACGTGATAGCGGACCTCCGCGGGAGCGAGCTTCCGGACGAGGTCGTGATCGTTTCGGGCCATCTCGATTCGTGGGATGTCGGAACCGGGGCGCTCGATGATGCGGGCGGCGTCGCTGTCTCAATGCAGGTGGCGTATATTCTGAAACAGCTAGGGCTGAGGCCAAAGCGAACGATTCGCTTCATCGCTTACGCGAATGAAGAGAACGGGCTGGTCGGCGGACGGGAATATGCTGCGCGGGAATCAACGCGGATCGAGAAACACTTTGCGGCGATCGAAAGCGACCTTGGCGTTTCGCACCCGGTCGGTGTTCTCTACGCGGGCCGTCCCGAGGTCGGTGCGGCGATCGATCCTATCCTGCAAATACTCCGTGCCCAAGGCTCGGGACTTACCCGCCGAGAAGGCGGCGTCGGAGCCGACATCGGCCCGCTAACACAGCGCGGCGTGCCTTCATTTGCCCCGTGGTTCAATACGCGAAAGTATTTCGATTATCACCATACCGAGGCAGACACTTTCGATAAGATCGATCCGGTTGAGATGAAAAAGCTCGGGGCACTGATGGCGGTTCTCGCTTACGCGCTTGCAAATGCCGATGGGCCTTTGCCAAGATAG
- a CDS encoding S41 family peptidase, translated as MKLSVSAGRSFVRKLPFAFILVVVFASASLINAQPRANGNGGATPSNPPAAVSGASSAKPPAVTTEALGLDVVEALRLIQQNHVVGKQIDYNELFKSSIGGMLKSLDPHSNYFDAKEFEQFRTDQSSRYFGIGATINDLTDSDGKMTGTYIRATFENAPANRVGLKYGDKILDVNGVSMVGKPFTEVRDHLRGPRGTAAKVTVERNDTGKRETVEIIRDAVPQPSISEAYMIRPGTGYIAMTGGFTQTTYAEFAEAMTRLKAAGMTQLVLDLKGNGGGLVSQAYRVANTFLESGQTIFTQKGRLEGVTEPFRAENPLPETMPVVIMVNRGSASASEILAGALQDHDRALIVGENTFGKGLVQNPFILEYGSMLLLTVAKYETPSGRLIQRDYSDGSLYSYYTNGGVGRDNDEAQKPNGDEAKTDLGRTVYSGGGIAPDIEIKADTIPIERARFQQKLANPIFAFALDLTAGRVKGLESLKVSQPIRFSYDLTAKDFPITEPVLQAFKRFAKDKFGYTDSQLVAEKEFIQRMLRSELVTAAYGTTASFQVFNEYDTQLKKAIDALPKARELAMQSAEARRASIGDSGADNR; from the coding sequence ATGAAGCTTTCCGTATCCGCCGGTCGGTCGTTTGTCCGCAAATTGCCGTTTGCATTCATTCTGGTTGTTGTTTTTGCGTCTGCTTCGTTGATCAATGCGCAGCCGCGGGCCAATGGTAACGGCGGCGCGACGCCTTCGAATCCACCAGCGGCAGTTTCCGGAGCGTCTTCGGCCAAACCTCCTGCGGTCACCACCGAAGCGCTCGGTCTGGACGTGGTCGAGGCCTTGAGGCTGATCCAGCAGAACCACGTCGTCGGCAAACAGATCGATTACAACGAGCTCTTCAAGAGTTCGATCGGCGGCATGCTTAAGTCGCTCGACCCGCATTCCAACTATTTTGACGCTAAAGAATTCGAGCAGTTTCGCACGGACCAGAGTTCGCGCTATTTCGGTATCGGTGCGACCATCAATGACCTGACCGACAGCGATGGCAAAATGACCGGGACCTACATCCGGGCGACCTTTGAGAATGCTCCAGCCAACCGCGTCGGGCTCAAATACGGCGACAAGATACTTGACGTGAATGGCGTCTCAATGGTCGGAAAGCCGTTTACCGAGGTTCGCGACCACCTGCGCGGACCGCGAGGAACTGCCGCAAAGGTGACGGTCGAGCGAAACGACACCGGCAAGCGCGAAACGGTCGAGATCATCCGCGACGCTGTTCCGCAGCCCTCGATCTCCGAGGCATACATGATTCGCCCCGGCACCGGGTACATCGCCATGACCGGCGGTTTTACACAGACGACCTATGCCGAATTCGCCGAGGCAATGACACGCCTGAAGGCCGCGGGCATGACTCAGCTCGTGCTTGACCTTAAAGGTAACGGCGGCGGGCTCGTAAGCCAGGCGTACCGCGTGGCAAACACGTTTCTTGAATCTGGGCAAACCATTTTCACCCAAAAAGGCCGACTCGAAGGTGTTACGGAGCCCTTCAGGGCCGAGAATCCGCTGCCGGAGACCATGCCGGTCGTCATTATGGTCAACCGCGGATCGGCTTCAGCCTCCGAGATCCTTGCGGGAGCTCTGCAAGACCACGACCGGGCACTGATCGTTGGCGAGAACACCTTCGGAAAAGGCCTCGTACAGAATCCTTTCATCCTTGAGTACGGTTCAATGCTTCTATTGACTGTCGCGAAGTACGAAACACCCTCGGGTCGCCTTATCCAACGTGATTACTCGGATGGCAGCCTTTATAGCTACTACACCAACGGCGGTGTTGGCCGCGACAATGATGAAGCCCAAAAGCCGAATGGCGATGAGGCCAAGACCGACCTCGGGCGGACGGTTTACAGCGGCGGCGGCATTGCCCCGGACATTGAGATCAAGGCCGACACTATTCCGATCGAGCGGGCACGCTTTCAACAAAAGCTTGCAAATCCGATCTTCGCATTCGCTCTTGATCTCACGGCCGGGCGGGTGAAGGGATTGGAATCCCTCAAGGTGTCTCAACCGATCCGTTTCTCATACGATTTAACCGCGAAGGATTTCCCGATAACGGAACCGGTATTGCAGGCGTTTAAGCGTTTCGCCAAAGATAAATTTGGATACACGGACTCCCAACTTGTGGCCGAGAAGGAATTTATTCAGCGGATGCTAAGGTCGGAACTCGTAACTGCTGCGTATGGAACGACGGCGTCGTTTCAGGTCTTCAACGAATACGACACCCAGTTAAAGAAGGCGATCGACGCACTTCCGAAAGCCCGAGAACTAGCAATGCAGAGTGCCGAGGCCCGACGGGCATCGATCGGCGATTCGGGTGCAGACAATCGCTAA